In Cupriavidus basilensis, one genomic interval encodes:
- the purF gene encoding amidophosphoribosyltransferase — translation MCGIVGVVSSTPVNQLIYDSLLLLQHRGQDAAGIATANGSTFHMHKANGLVRDVFRTRNMRGLPGAAGIGQVRYPTAGSASSEEEAQPFYVNAPYGVILAHNGNLTNWKQLHEELFSRDRRHINTHSDTEVLLNVLADELQRASSGLALDPPTIFKAVAGMHRRVRGSYAIAAQIAGYGMLAVRDPFGIRPLCLGSVETPTGKEWMVASESVALEGIGYKLERDVAPGEAIFIDLDGKLYTQQCADNPVLTPCIFEYVYLARPDSCIDGVPVYDARLRMGDYLAEKIRREVSAGDIDVVMPIPDSSRPAAMQVANKLGVNYREGFFKNRYIGRTFIMPGQAVRKKSVRQKLNAMGVEFKGKNVLIVDDSIVRGTTSFEIVQMAREAGANKVIFASAAPPVKFPNVYGIDMPTRSELVAYGRTDEEIARIIGADKLVYQDVEAMKQAVRDINPKLNDFDASCFDGRYVTGDIDEAYLERLETARSQADRDGTGGLGDGERSQLHLQRSGGNE, via the coding sequence ATGTGCGGTATCGTCGGTGTGGTTTCATCCACGCCCGTTAACCAATTGATTTACGACAGCCTGCTGCTGTTGCAACACCGCGGACAGGATGCAGCCGGCATCGCTACCGCAAACGGCAGCACCTTCCACATGCACAAGGCCAACGGCCTGGTGCGCGACGTGTTTCGCACGCGCAATATGCGCGGCCTGCCGGGTGCCGCCGGCATCGGCCAGGTGCGTTACCCCACCGCCGGTTCGGCCTCGAGCGAGGAAGAAGCCCAACCGTTCTACGTCAATGCGCCCTACGGCGTGATCCTGGCCCACAACGGCAACCTGACCAACTGGAAACAGTTGCACGAGGAGCTGTTCAGCCGCGACCGCCGCCACATCAACACGCACTCCGACACCGAAGTGCTGCTCAATGTGCTGGCGGACGAGCTGCAGCGCGCCAGCAGCGGCCTGGCGCTGGATCCGCCCACGATCTTCAAGGCCGTGGCCGGCATGCACCGCCGCGTGCGTGGCTCGTACGCCATCGCCGCGCAGATCGCTGGCTACGGCATGCTGGCCGTGCGCGATCCGTTCGGTATCCGTCCGTTGTGCCTGGGCAGCGTGGAAACGCCGACCGGCAAGGAGTGGATGGTGGCGTCGGAGTCGGTGGCGCTCGAAGGCATCGGCTACAAGCTCGAGCGCGACGTGGCGCCTGGCGAGGCCATCTTCATCGACCTCGACGGCAAGCTCTACACCCAGCAATGCGCCGATAATCCGGTGCTCACACCTTGCATCTTCGAGTACGTCTACCTGGCCCGCCCGGATTCGTGCATCGATGGCGTGCCCGTCTACGACGCGCGCCTGCGCATGGGCGACTACCTGGCCGAGAAGATCCGCCGCGAAGTCTCAGCAGGTGACATCGACGTGGTGATGCCGATTCCCGACTCCAGCCGTCCGGCCGCGATGCAGGTGGCCAACAAGCTGGGCGTGAACTACCGCGAGGGCTTCTTCAAGAACCGTTATATCGGCCGCACCTTCATCATGCCCGGCCAGGCGGTACGCAAGAAGTCGGTGCGCCAGAAGCTCAACGCCATGGGCGTGGAGTTCAAGGGCAAGAACGTGCTGATCGTGGACGATTCCATCGTGCGCGGCACCACGTCTTTCGAGATCGTGCAGATGGCGCGCGAAGCTGGCGCCAACAAGGTGATCTTTGCCTCGGCCGCGCCGCCGGTGAAGTTCCCCAACGTGTACGGCATTGATATGCCCACCCGCAGCGAACTGGTTGCCTACGGCCGCACGGATGAAGAAATCGCCCGTATCATCGGCGCCGACAAGCTGGTCTACCAGGACGTCGAAGCCATGAAGCAGGCCGTGCGCGACATCAACCCCAAGCTGAACGACTTCGATGCCTCGTGCTTCGATGGCCGTTACGTCACAGGGGATATCGACGAAGCCTACCTGGAGCGCCTGGAAACTGCGCGCAGCCAGGCCGATCGCGATGGCACCGGCGGCCTTGGCGATGGCGAGCGCTCGCAACTGCACTTGCAACGCTCCGGCGGCAACGAGTAA
- a CDS encoding CvpA family protein — MQPTLFDYSVVFILIASGLIGVLRGLVREVLSLIGWVVAFLVAYHFAGTAAGWIPESVPGGQLARSALGFAVVFIGTVIAAALAGTVLGQLLESTGLKPADRGLGLVFGLLRGALVVMFVVTVAGFTKLPEEAFWRDALSRPYVMQAMESLRPWLPPEVAKYVKT, encoded by the coding sequence ATGCAGCCGACTTTATTCGATTACAGCGTTGTTTTCATCCTTATCGCCTCGGGCCTGATCGGCGTGCTGCGCGGGCTGGTGCGGGAAGTGTTATCGCTGATCGGCTGGGTGGTGGCGTTCCTGGTGGCCTACCACTTCGCGGGCACAGCGGCTGGCTGGATCCCCGAATCGGTGCCCGGCGGGCAGTTGGCGCGCAGCGCACTGGGCTTCGCGGTGGTCTTCATCGGCACCGTGATCGCCGCGGCACTGGCCGGCACGGTGCTGGGCCAGTTGCTGGAGAGCACCGGGCTCAAGCCCGCCGACCGTGGCCTTGGGCTGGTGTTCGGGCTGCTGCGCGGCGCGTTGGTCGTGATGTTCGTGGTGACCGTGGCCGGGTTCACCAAGCTGCCTGAGGAAGCATTTTGGCGCGATGCGCTGTCCCGGCCCTACGTGATGCAGGCGATGGAGTCGCTGCGGCCCTGGTTGCCCCCCGAAGTCGCCAAATACGTCAAGACATGA
- a CDS encoding SPOR domain-containing protein yields the protein MGLLSLFSSRKGNAPAPERGRRSRSDPGAGIASSRRLAEEYADDTLDPEFPQKQRARRRLIGAVVLMAAAVIVLPIVFETQPRPVVDNIAVKIDGGPGGAAGKVKPDARKADPLPPAPQSKLDSQALDAGEELVADSAAAKPAAAATVAATAAAPAEKIADKPATPAAKPGSGKFLVLIGAFSSEEKAKLWLSKLKAGKVPAYIEKKVLADGERVLLRAGPFSDRDAADAAEKRVRAAGLTAKVIEQ from the coding sequence ATGGGCCTGCTTTCGCTGTTTTCTTCCCGCAAGGGCAACGCCCCGGCACCGGAGCGTGGGCGCCGCTCGCGTTCGGACCCGGGTGCAGGCATCGCTTCGTCGCGGCGCCTGGCCGAAGAGTACGCGGATGACACGCTCGACCCGGAGTTTCCGCAAAAGCAGCGGGCGCGCCGGCGCCTGATCGGCGCGGTGGTGCTGATGGCCGCTGCCGTCATCGTGCTGCCGATCGTCTTCGAGACCCAGCCAAGGCCGGTCGTCGACAATATCGCGGTCAAGATCGATGGTGGCCCGGGGGGCGCCGCGGGCAAGGTGAAGCCTGATGCCCGCAAGGCGGATCCGTTGCCGCCCGCTCCGCAATCCAAGCTCGATAGCCAGGCGCTCGATGCCGGCGAGGAACTGGTTGCCGATTCGGCGGCGGCCAAGCCGGCCGCTGCGGCCACCGTCGCAGCGACTGCGGCAGCGCCTGCCGAGAAAATCGCCGACAAGCCGGCCACCCCAGCAGCCAAGCCGGGCAGCGGCAAGTTTCTGGTGCTGATCGGCGCGTTCTCCTCGGAGGAGAAGGCCAAGCTCTGGCTGAGCAAGCTCAAGGCAGGCAAGGTGCCCGCTTATATCGAGAAGAAGGTGTTGGCCGACGGCGAGCGTGTGCTGCTGCGTGCCGGTCCTTTTTCGGATCGCGACGCGGCTGACGCCGCCGAGAAGCGGGTGCGCGCCGCAGGCCTGACCGCCAAAGTGATCGAACAGTAA
- the folC gene encoding bifunctional tetrahydrofolate synthase/dihydrofolate synthase, with translation MPIFPSLPEWLTHLESAHPVGIDMGLARITRVKEALGLRIDAVVFTVAGTNGKGSTCAMLERILLEAGYKVGCHTSPHLMAFNERARINGEFATDAQLLPHFEAVERARTSFADPVSLTYFEFTTLAIIHAFAAAGLDAMILEVGLGGRLDAVNVIDTDCAIVTSVDIDHTSYLGDTREKIGYEKAGIFRPGVPAIVADPVPPQSVIDHAEAIGADLWLVGRDFHQQASKGQERQQWDWSSRERKLNGLGYPALRGANQLLNASAALAALQAMRSRLPVSAQEVRNGLAFVELPGRFQVMPGRPTVILDVAHNPHAAATLGQNLDNMGFFRYTYAVFGAMEDKDIAGVLRHLADKVDHWCLADLPTPRAASAADLLEKLEEGGFRPGPDATAACFASPEAAYRDALGRATEDDRILVFGSFYTVAGVMAYRATRAN, from the coding sequence ATGCCTATCTTCCCCTCCCTCCCCGAATGGCTAACCCATCTCGAATCCGCCCACCCGGTCGGCATCGACATGGGCCTGGCGCGTATCACCCGCGTCAAGGAGGCCCTGGGGCTGCGCATCGATGCAGTGGTGTTTACCGTCGCCGGCACCAACGGCAAAGGCTCCACCTGCGCCATGCTGGAGCGCATCCTGCTTGAGGCGGGCTATAAGGTGGGTTGCCATACGTCGCCGCACCTGATGGCGTTCAACGAGCGTGCGCGCATCAATGGCGAGTTCGCCACCGACGCGCAGCTGTTGCCGCACTTCGAGGCGGTGGAGCGGGCGCGCACGAGCTTTGCGGATCCGGTGAGCCTGACGTATTTCGAGTTCACCACGCTGGCCATCATCCATGCTTTCGCCGCGGCCGGCTTGGATGCCATGATCCTGGAGGTGGGGCTGGGCGGCCGGCTGGATGCGGTGAACGTGATCGATACCGATTGCGCCATCGTGACCAGCGTGGACATTGACCACACAAGTTACCTGGGCGATACGCGCGAGAAGATCGGCTACGAGAAGGCGGGCATCTTCCGTCCGGGCGTGCCGGCCATCGTGGCGGACCCGGTGCCGCCGCAGTCGGTGATCGATCATGCCGAGGCGATCGGCGCGGATCTCTGGCTGGTGGGCCGGGACTTCCACCAGCAGGCTTCCAAGGGGCAGGAGCGTCAGCAGTGGGACTGGAGCAGCCGCGAGCGCAAGCTCAACGGGCTGGGCTATCCCGCACTGCGCGGCGCCAACCAGTTGCTCAATGCTTCGGCTGCGCTGGCTGCGCTGCAGGCGATGCGCTCGCGGCTGCCGGTGAGTGCGCAGGAAGTGCGCAACGGGCTCGCCTTCGTGGAGTTGCCGGGACGCTTCCAAGTGATGCCGGGGCGCCCGACGGTGATCCTGGATGTGGCGCATAACCCGCATGCGGCTGCCACGCTTGGCCAGAACCTCGACAACATGGGCTTCTTCCGCTACACCTACGCGGTGTTCGGCGCGATGGAGGACAAGGACATCGCAGGCGTGCTGCGCCATCTGGCCGACAAGGTCGACCACTGGTGCCTGGCCGACCTGCCGACGCCGCGCGCGGCCAGCGCGGCGGACCTGCTGGAGAAGCTGGAAGAGGGCGGTTTCCGTCCGGGTCCAGATGCCACGGCAGCCTGCTTTGCCAGCCCGGAGGCGGCTTACCGGGATGCGCTCGGCAGAGCGACCGAGGATGATAGAATTCTGGTCTTCGGATCGTTCTACACCGTGGCGGGCGTGATGGCATATCGCGCCACCCGGGCAAATTGA
- the accD gene encoding acetyl-CoA carboxylase, carboxyltransferase subunit beta: protein MSWLDKLLPPKIQQTDPSTRKGIPEGLWVKCPSCESVLYRTDVEANLHVCPKCDHHMRIRARARLDGLLDAEGRYEIGQEILPVDALKFKDTKKYPDRIKAAMDDTGETDAMVVIGGAIHTIPVVVSCFEFEFMGGSMGSVVGERFVRGAQAALEQKVPFICITATGGARMQESLLSLLQMAKTTSMLNQLSNAKLPFISVLTDPTMGGVSASFAFLGDVVIAEPKALIGFAGPRVIEQTVREKLPEGFQRAEFLLQKGAIDMIVDRRKLRDELAQLLALLQKQPADAVA, encoded by the coding sequence ATGAGCTGGTTGGATAAACTCCTCCCCCCCAAGATTCAACAGACCGACCCCTCCACCCGCAAGGGCATTCCGGAAGGGCTGTGGGTCAAGTGCCCGTCGTGCGAGTCGGTGTTGTACCGGACCGACGTCGAGGCCAACCTTCACGTCTGCCCCAAGTGCGACCACCATATGCGCATCCGCGCCCGCGCCCGCCTCGACGGGCTGCTGGACGCCGAAGGCCGCTATGAAATCGGCCAGGAAATCCTGCCGGTCGACGCGCTCAAGTTCAAGGACACCAAGAAGTACCCGGACCGCATCAAGGCCGCCATGGACGACACCGGCGAGACCGATGCCATGGTCGTGATCGGCGGCGCCATCCACACCATTCCGGTCGTGGTGAGCTGCTTCGAGTTCGAATTCATGGGTGGCTCCATGGGCTCGGTGGTGGGCGAGCGCTTCGTGCGTGGCGCCCAGGCGGCGCTGGAGCAGAAGGTGCCGTTCATCTGCATTACCGCCACGGGCGGCGCACGCATGCAGGAAAGCCTGCTGTCGCTGCTGCAGATGGCCAAGACCACGTCCATGCTGAACCAGCTGTCGAACGCCAAGCTGCCGTTCATCAGCGTATTGACCGATCCCACCATGGGTGGCGTTTCGGCCAGCTTTGCGTTCCTGGGCGATGTGGTGATTGCCGAGCCCAAGGCACTGATCGGCTTTGCCGGTCCCCGCGTGATCGAGCAGACCGTGCGCGAGAAGCTGCCGGAAGGCTTCCAGCGGGCTGAGTTCCTGCTGCAGAAGGGTGCGATCGACATGATTGTCGACCGTCGCAAGCTGCGGGATGAGTTGGCGCAGTTGCTGGCTTTGCTGCAGAAGCAGCCGGCGGATGCTGTGGCATAA
- the trpA gene encoding tryptophan synthase subunit alpha: protein MSRIKTTFAALAAQNKKGLIPFITAGDPEPGLTVALMHALVAGGADVIELGVPFSDPMADGPVIQRASERALAQGVTLTKVLAWVAEFRQTNAATPVVLMGYANPIERMGEETFAKAARAAGVDGVLVVDYPPEECESFAAQMRANEMDPIFLLAPTSTDDRIEAVAKLASGYLYYVSLKGVTGSATIDLDSVAARIPLIKRHANLPVGVGFGIRDAQTASTIGSVADAVVIGSRLVQLLEDAPRDQAVQSLQSFIAEIRQALDA, encoded by the coding sequence ATGTCCCGAATCAAAACGACTTTCGCGGCGCTGGCCGCGCAGAACAAGAAGGGCCTGATTCCGTTCATCACCGCTGGTGACCCTGAGCCCGGCCTGACCGTCGCGCTGATGCACGCGCTGGTGGCGGGTGGGGCCGACGTGATCGAGCTTGGCGTGCCGTTCTCCGACCCGATGGCCGACGGCCCGGTGATTCAGCGCGCCTCCGAGCGCGCGCTTGCGCAGGGCGTGACGCTGACCAAGGTGCTGGCCTGGGTGGCCGAGTTCCGCCAGACCAACGCGGCGACGCCCGTGGTGCTGATGGGCTACGCCAACCCGATCGAGCGCATGGGTGAGGAAACCTTCGCCAAGGCCGCGCGTGCCGCCGGTGTCGATGGCGTGCTGGTGGTCGACTACCCGCCCGAGGAGTGCGAGTCCTTCGCCGCGCAGATGCGTGCCAACGAGATGGACCCGATCTTCCTGCTGGCGCCGACTTCCACCGACGATCGCATCGAAGCCGTGGCCAAGCTGGCCAGCGGCTACCTGTACTACGTCTCGCTCAAAGGCGTAACCGGTTCGGCCACCATCGACCTCGACAGCGTGGCCGCGCGCATTCCGCTGATCAAGCGCCATGCCAACCTGCCGGTGGGCGTGGGCTTCGGCATCCGCGACGCGCAGACCGCGAGCACGATCGGCAGCGTGGCCGACGCCGTGGTGATCGGTAGCCGCCTGGTGCAATTGCTGGAAGATGCGCCGCGCGACCAGGCGGTACAATCGCTGCAGTCGTTCATCGCGGAAATCCGCCAGGCGCTGGATGCCTGA
- a CDS encoding DNA-methyltransferase produces MRDFLPPGAAEGGAPSAPIAAPQLTLYQEDVLEGIKRIADGSIDLIVADPPYGLGKDYGNDSDRLSGDAYLEWSASWIDAVVPKLAPRASLYLFCTWQYSPELFVMLKQRLTMINEIIWDRRVPSMGGTTRKYSSVHDNIGFFARARDYYFDLDPVRVPYDAETKKARSRPRFEGKKWLEVGYNPKDLWSVPRIHRQDPERANHPTQKPLHIVQRMVLASCPPGGLVLDPFTGSGTTAVACALHGRRFVGFEMNPDYVDVARARVAACITTPQAAPATLNIAAANDEPLLAASSTPLPTLAQ; encoded by the coding sequence ATGCGCGACTTTCTCCCGCCGGGCGCCGCTGAAGGCGGCGCCCCGTCCGCGCCTATCGCCGCACCGCAGCTGACGCTCTACCAGGAAGACGTGCTGGAGGGCATCAAGCGCATAGCCGACGGCTCCATCGACCTGATCGTGGCTGATCCGCCCTATGGCCTGGGCAAGGACTACGGCAATGACTCCGATCGCCTGTCCGGGGATGCCTACCTGGAATGGTCAGCGAGCTGGATCGATGCGGTGGTGCCCAAGCTGGCGCCGCGCGCCTCGCTCTATCTGTTCTGCACCTGGCAATACTCGCCGGAGCTGTTCGTGATGCTCAAGCAGCGCCTGACCATGATCAACGAGATCATCTGGGACCGGCGCGTGCCGAGCATGGGCGGCACCACGCGCAAGTATTCCTCGGTGCACGACAACATCGGTTTTTTTGCCCGGGCCCGCGACTACTACTTTGACCTTGACCCGGTGCGCGTGCCGTACGACGCCGAGACCAAGAAGGCGCGCAGCCGTCCGCGCTTCGAGGGCAAGAAGTGGCTGGAGGTTGGCTATAACCCGAAGGACCTGTGGAGCGTGCCGCGCATCCACCGGCAGGATCCGGAACGTGCCAATCACCCGACCCAGAAGCCCTTGCATATCGTGCAACGCATGGTGCTGGCCAGCTGCCCGCCGGGCGGGCTGGTGCTCGATCCGTTCACCGGCAGCGGCACCACCGCCGTAGCCTGCGCGTTGCACGGGCGCCGCTTCGTCGGCTTCGAGATGAATCCCGACTATGTCGACGTGGCGCGCGCGCGCGTCGCGGCATGCATCACGACGCCGCAGGCCGCGCCCGCTACCCTGAACATCGCAGCCGCGAACGATGAGCCCCTGCTGGCTGCCTCGTCCACGCCGCTGCCCACTCTCGCTCAATGA
- the trpB gene encoding tryptophan synthase subunit beta, which yields MYDLPDSRGHFGPYGGSFVSETLVHALDELREAYAHFQKDPEFDAEYRRELKHFVGRPSPIYHAQRWSEMLGGAQIYLKREDLNHTGAHKINNVIGQALLAKRMGKPRVIAETGAGQHGVATATIAARFGMECVVYMGSEDVKRQAANVYRMKLLGATVVPVESGSKTLKDALNEAMRDWVTNVENTFYIIGTVAGPHPYPMMVRDFQCVIGQEAKVQMPEMTGRQPDAVIACVGGGSNAMGIFHPYIEHKDVRLIGVEAAGDGLETGRHAAALIGGTPGVLHGNRTYLLQDANGQIIETHSISAGLDYPGVGPEHAWLKDIGRAEYVPITDEEALKAFHDCCRIEGIIPALESSHAIAYACKLAPTLPKDKLLLVNLSGRGDKDMHTVAERSGLTL from the coding sequence ATGTACGACCTGCCCGATTCCCGTGGCCATTTCGGCCCCTATGGTGGTTCCTTTGTATCCGAGACCCTGGTGCACGCGCTGGACGAACTGCGCGAAGCCTATGCGCACTTCCAGAAGGATCCTGAATTCGACGCGGAGTACCGCCGCGAGCTGAAGCATTTCGTCGGCCGCCCCTCGCCGATCTATCACGCACAGCGCTGGAGCGAGATGCTCGGCGGCGCGCAGATCTATCTCAAGCGCGAAGACCTCAACCACACCGGCGCCCACAAGATCAATAACGTGATTGGCCAGGCACTGCTGGCCAAGCGCATGGGCAAGCCGCGCGTGATCGCCGAGACCGGCGCCGGCCAGCACGGCGTGGCCACCGCAACCATCGCCGCGCGTTTCGGCATGGAGTGCGTGGTCTACATGGGCTCGGAAGATGTCAAGCGCCAGGCCGCCAACGTCTACCGCATGAAGCTGCTGGGTGCCACCGTGGTGCCGGTGGAAAGCGGCTCCAAGACCCTCAAGGACGCGCTCAATGAAGCCATGCGCGACTGGGTCACCAACGTCGAGAACACCTTCTACATCATCGGCACCGTGGCCGGACCGCATCCTTACCCGATGATGGTGCGCGACTTCCAGTGCGTGATCGGCCAAGAGGCCAAGGTGCAGATGCCGGAAATGACGGGCCGCCAGCCCGATGCCGTGATCGCCTGCGTGGGCGGCGGCTCCAATGCCATGGGTATCTTCCATCCGTACATCGAGCACAAGGATGTGCGACTGATCGGCGTGGAAGCCGCCGGCGACGGCCTGGAAACCGGCCGCCACGCCGCCGCGCTGATCGGCGGCACGCCGGGCGTGCTGCACGGCAACCGCACCTACCTGCTGCAGGACGCCAACGGCCAGATCATCGAGACCCATTCGATCTCCGCCGGCCTGGACTATCCCGGCGTCGGCCCCGAGCACGCATGGCTCAAGGATATCGGCCGCGCCGAGTATGTCCCGATCACCGATGAGGAGGCGCTCAAGGCTTTCCACGACTGTTGCCGCATCGAAGGGATCATCCCGGCGCTGGAGTCCAGCCACGCCATCGCCTACGCCTGCAAGCTCGCGCCCACGCTGCCCAAGGACAAGCTGCTGCTGGTGAACCTGTCCGGCCGTGGCGACAAGGACATGCATACCGTGGCCGAGCGTTCGGGGCTGACCCTCTGA
- a CDS encoding phosphoribosylanthranilate isomerase gives MTQLPEAGSAPRRTRIKICGLTREDDVRAAVDAGADAIGLVFYPGSPRFVEVARAAALAEAAGPFVSVVGLFVNAEADHIAHVVERVPLTLLQFHGDERPEDCTLVAQRCRLPFLRAARVQPGLDLVEFADLYRDAAALLLDAFVEGYGGGGHVFDWTLIPPAWLPPTHNPTASAAPRIVLSGGLNAQNVASAVERVRPYAVDVSSGVEAAKGVKDHARIAAFVRAVRSADAG, from the coding sequence ATGACCCAGTTGCCTGAAGCGGGCAGCGCGCCGCGCCGCACCCGCATCAAGATCTGCGGGCTGACGCGCGAGGACGATGTCCGCGCCGCGGTCGATGCCGGCGCCGACGCGATCGGCCTGGTGTTCTATCCCGGCAGCCCGCGCTTTGTCGAGGTGGCGCGCGCCGCAGCGCTGGCTGAAGCCGCCGGCCCCTTCGTGTCGGTGGTGGGCCTGTTCGTCAACGCCGAGGCCGACCATATTGCCCATGTGGTGGAGCGTGTGCCGCTTACGCTACTGCAATTCCACGGCGACGAGCGCCCCGAGGACTGCACCCTGGTGGCCCAGCGCTGCCGGCTGCCGTTTCTGCGCGCGGCACGCGTGCAGCCGGGCCTCGATTTGGTAGAATTCGCGGATCTGTATCGTGATGCCGCTGCCTTGCTGCTTGATGCCTTCGTCGAAGGCTACGGCGGTGGCGGGCACGTCTTCGACTGGACCTTGATACCCCCGGCATGGCTTCCGCCCACCCACAACCCGACCGCAAGCGCCGCTCCTCGGATCGTTTTGAGTGGTGGGTTGAACGCGCAAAACGTCGCTAGCGCGGTTGAGCGCGTGCGGCCCTACGCTGTCGATGTAAGCAGCGGCGTGGAGGCTGCCAAAGGCGTGAAAGACCACGCCAGGATTGCCGCCTTCGTGCGCGCGGTGCGCAGCGCGGATGCCGGGTGA